The Chloroflexota bacterium sequence TTACCGAGCACGCTCGGCGATTTGCTTGCGCTCGCGAGCGCGCTCAACTGGGCGATCTTTTCGGTCGCGAGCAAACCGGTTCTCCGCCGCCTACCGCCGACGTTGATGATGGCGTATGTGATGGCGATTGGCTGGCTCATAATTCTCCCGTTTTGGGGCGTCGCACAGGGCTGGAACGAAATCGGCAACCTCACGCGCGAGGGCTGGATCGCGATTGCGTTCCTGGGAATCTTTTGTTCCGGCGTGGCATACATTTTCTGGTACGATGCGCTCGCGCACATTGATGCGTCGCAAGCGGCGGCATTCATTTACCTCGAACCGCTCGTCACGATGGTGATCGCGGCGTTTGTGTTGAGTGAGCCGATTATGCCGATCACACTCTTCGGCGGCGTCACGATCATCCTGGGTGTGTATCTCGTCAATCGTCCAGCGCCGCGGCGCGCCGAGGCAGTCGTTGCGGCAGATTAACTTCTCCCCGCGCGCTTATCTTGCGGCGGTGTGGCGCGATGTGCGCGGCATGGTGAGTGGCATACTCGATGATCGCGCAGCAATTGCAACGATTATGTTGTTGCTCTTGCCCTGGGGCGCGCTGATTTTTCTGCGCGATAATTGGAACTGGGTCGAGATTTTCGCGCAAATGCTGGGTATTGCCGCCGTGTTCTGGTGGATGTCGCGCTCGGGCGCATCGCCCGCGCCGCCGGTTCGCAAACCGCGCGTCGAATTCTTATTCGCGTTTTCTCTGATCATTCTGTGGGTGATGTGGCGCGCCGGGATTTGCGCCAGACTGTTCTTTTTTCTGACGGACAATTTCCAATGTTACAAAAACTGGGAAATCGAAATTCTACCCAAGATGATCGAGCAGGTGATTTTTCCCGGACTGGTGTTGCTGAGCGCGGGGTACGGTCTACGCGCCCAGGGTTTGAGTTGGAGTTGGCGCGCGTGGTGGATCTGTTTGCCCGTGCTGTTAGCGTTGCTGGGTTATGGGATTTATCGGCATACGACCGATTTGCCCGCGTACGGGAAATCGCTCGGCGAGTTTTTCTTCGCCGCCGGTTTGCCGGAGGAAATGTTGTTCCGCGCGATTTTATTGACGCGGCTCGAAGCGTGGTGGCGCAACTCGGCGTGGGCGGTGTTCGGCGTATCGGTCATTTTCGGCTTGACGCACTTGCCGATCAACTATCTCGTGTTCACGCAACGCGATTGGCGCGAAGCGTGGATCACGTTGCTGACGTTTCAAATGGGTTTCGGCGCGGTGTTCGCGTTCGCGTACCAACGCACACGCAACGTTCTGCCGCTCGCGGTGATTCACGCGTTGATTGACGCAATGTTTGTATAGTTTTGGATTTGCGATTGTAAAATCGAAAATCCAAAATCCAAATCGGACATGGCTGACAAACTCAACTCGATGCGCTTGCTCGATGCGCGTAAAATTGCATACACCGCCACGACGTACGACGTGTCCGGCGAGTTTCACGCGGCGACAGATGCGGCGCAACTTCTCGGTGCGCCGGTCGAGGATGTGTACAAAACGCTCGTCGTTCTGCGCGACTCGCCCAAAGCCGGTAAACCGATTCTGGTGATGATTGCCTCACATCGCGAAGTGGATTTGAAATCGCTGGCGAAAGCGGTGAATGAAAAAAAGTTGCGGATGGCGACGCAACGCGAAGCGGAAGAGTTGACCGGTCTGCAAGTGGGCGGCATCAGCGCGCTCGCGTTGTTGAATCGCGGTTTCGAGATTTGCCTGGACGAACCCGCGCGTTTGCTCGACCAGATTCACATCAGCGCCGGACAACGCGGCGTGGACGTGCGCCTCGCGGTGAAGGATTTGCTCGCGGTGACGAATGCCAAATGGGTGCAGGCGACGAGTGATGGGTGATCTGCAAATGCGTAATTGGTAATTGGTGGTTCGTAATTCGTAATTCGCTATTTGCCAAATGCCAACGATTCTTTTTTCGATTCCTGACCTAATGTTCTCAACGCGCGTTGAGGATGCTGCAAAGCGCCTCGGCTATCGCGTGGTCGCGCTGAACGTGGGCGACGCGGTGGAGACAGTGATCGCGCGCGAATCGCCCGCGCTTGTGATTGTCGCGCTCGATGCGCCGGACTGGGCGCGCATCGTCGCGTCGGCGAAGCAAGGCGGCGCGCGCGTACTCGCGTTCGGCTCGCATAAGAATGTCGAGCAGATGCAAGCCGCGAAACGCGCGGGCTGCGATCAAGTGATCGCGCGTTCGATGATGGCGGCGGAACTGCCAAATCTTTTGCGGAAATTTGTCGAAGGATGATTGACGACCGATTTGAAAAAGGCGCTTTGCCATACTGGGTTCGTTTTTGTATCGGGTTGGGTGATTTGGAGTACGCGCCGGGTGTGATGCGTTTTGTGTTGAACGGCGCGGAAGACGACAAGTTATCGGATGCGGAGCTGGACGATCATCGCACTGCGCCGCGTCACAAATTGCCGTGGCAACCGCCGTTGCGAATGACCGTTCGTGCGCGCTTTAGCCATCACGCCGGCGAGTTGCTTGGCACGGCAGGTTTCGGATTTTGGAACGATCCGTTCGACTGGGTCGGTAACGTGGACACGCCGCCGAACGCGCTGTGGTTTTTCTACGCGTCGCCGCAGAGCGATATGTCGTTCGTACCGAACGTGCGCGGGCATGGTTGGAAAGCCGCAATGCTGAATGGCGGCAAGGCGGATAAACTGACGATGGCGCTCGGCAATTTTGTTTTTCGTTTGCCGGGAATGAGCAAACTGGTATTTCATCTCGCGCAGTTGCGCGTCGGCGCGCACGAGACGTTGCTCGACGATGTGTCGCTCACCGAGTGGCACGCATATCGTCTCGATTGGCTTGCACACGAGGCGCGCTTTTTCGTAGACGAGGTTGAGGTCGCGCGCGCGCCGAACCCACCGCGCATGGCGCTCGGTTTTGTCGCGTGGATTGACAACAATTACACCGCGATGGGTCCTGGACGCGATTTCTTTTTTGGGCGGATGGCGATGCAACAACGGCAGTGGATGGAATTGTCGCGCGTGCGCATCGAAAAAATCTAGGTGACTGCTCAACCTTGCGAAGGTTTGTAAACCTTTGCAAGGTTGAAGGAAAATCTCCGATGGAATCGTGGTGGATTCTGATTGTCCTGGCGTTCCTGATGGTGATTGTCCCAGTTCTCAATCAGCAATACTCTGCCAACACTGGCAAGCCATCGTTGAACCGGGAAATATTCGTGCGCGCATGGATGACGGGCGTTATGGCGTTCGGCATTGCGATCACAACGCACGAACTCGTAGCGGCGTTGCTCTTTTTCTTTCCGATGTCTATCGCGCTGTCCATCTTTGCGGCGATGAGTTACCCGACGCGAGAAAAAGCGTATCGCGCGATGTACGAACAGAAACAGAAACGCAAATCGTAAGCGAGTGGTGGGACGATGGATTGTCCTAGTGATTACCCAACCCCGCAGATGATTTACGCGTTCGAGCAGTTCAATCGCGGCGAGTACTGGCAGCAACACGAAACGCTCGAACAAGTTTGGCGCGCGGAAACGAACGCGAACATTCGTAATTTCTTCAAGGGAATTTTGCAGGTTGGTGTTGGCTTTCATCACCTCACGCGTTGCAACTATAACGGCGCGGTCAAAGTGTTGACGCGCGGCATCAACTATCTGCGCCCGTACGCGCCGCATTGCCTGGGTGTGGATGTCGCGCGACTGATTGATGAAGCATCGCGCGTGCTCGCTCAAGTTCAAGCGCTTGGTGCGGAACGCATCGGCGAAATCAATTTGGCTGAATTGCCGCGCGTGCACTTTAAATCGTAAATCGAAAAACCAAAATCCAAAATCTAAAATGGAGGACCCATGGCATACGTGATTGCCGAGCCGTGCATCGGCGTGAAAGATAAATCCTGCGTGAATGTGTGTCCCGTGGATTGCATTCACGGAACGGACAGCGACGAAATGTTGTACATCCAGCCGGACGAGTGCATTGATTGCGGCGCGTGCGCGCCCGAATGTCCGGTCAGTGCGATTTATCCGGCAGAGGATGTGCCGGCGCAGTGGAAATCGTTTATTCAAAAGAACGCCGATTATTTCAAAAAATAAGGTGAATCGCAATGGCGCGCGCGCGACTTGTATCAAGTTTCCTGTTTACACTGTGGCTTGTCGCATGCGCCGCGCCTACGCCAATTCCATTGCCCACACCAACGCCAACGCGCGTGTTGATCCCCGCGTCCACCCCATCGCGCGTACCCGCAACGGCGACATTGATCGCGCCCACGCCAACACATCAACCGCTCAGTACTCCGCTTCCCATTATTGTTCCGTCGTCCACTCCGCGCCCGCGTCAATTCGATGATACGGACACGCGCGCGTTACTCGGCGCGCTGTTCCCGAATATGAAACTCGTCCCAATCGTGGACGCGTTCACCGTGAACGACGATCCGGATTGGCAACTGTGGATTACCTCGCGCGTCGAGGGACAGTTCGTTCAGGGTACTGCGCCGGAACTCGCGGCGATTGTCGCGCACCAAGCGCCGCGTCTCACGCCCGATCTCGCGCAACAGTACGCGCCGATGGGTTCGTTCCTCGCACTGTTTCAAAAGCGCGAGGGCAAACTGGTCCCAACTCAGCGCGCGTTTCTTTTTCCGACCGATCTCTCGCCGCTGACGTTCGAGGTGACGATTGAGCGCGCAACCGATTTTGATCGCGATGGACAGAATGAAATGCTCATCCTCACAAGCGCGACGCGGATGGGCATCACCACCATCGCGGCATTTTTGTACCAATGGGATGATCCACAGTTCGTGGAACTGTGGTCGGCAGAGATCGGAAGCGACAATACCGGCGCGGTCAATCAAGCCGAGTACGCGATTGTCGAGCCGACGATTCGTCTCGCCGATCTCGACGGCGATGGGTTTGATGAAATCATCGTTGAGGCGACGCGTATCGAGTACGCCAAAGACGACCAGGGCTTGGCGAACCTCGACCGCGAGGTCGCGCGGCGGACGACACAACGCGTGTATCGGTGGGATGGGACGACGTTTGCGTTGATGCCTTGATTCGTTTGACAGTGTTTTAGCACTGCGTTTATAATGCCACCAACCAGGTAGGGAACGCTCCCCGAGCGTTTCCCGTGGAGGATCAAATGAATCGTGCGCGCAAAGCTTTGATGGATCGTCTGGAAACGAGCGGCAACGAGTTTGTCGCGTACCTCGCGCAACTTTCCGAAGAAGACATTCGTGCGGTGCCCGCGCCGACCGAGTGGAGCATTCATCAAGTCGTCGCACACATGCGCGATACCGAGCAACACGTTTTTCTCGCGCGGACGATCCGTATCACGCAAGAAGCGCATCCCACCGTCGCGTCGTTCGATCAGAACGCGTGGCAGCGCGAGCATTATTCGCCGGACGAACCGATCAAAAACATCGTACGTGAATTTCGCGCCGC is a genomic window containing:
- a CDS encoding DMT family transporter, which produces MSTDTLNRAKALIAAVLWGASFVATKTALRDVSPWTLIVVRFAFGVAILAFAVWRMRLAKRVSLRDLLLLAVLGFIAITIHQGLQATGLTFTSAGSMAWLVALSPVFTALLAGMFLAELFSVTKIFGLVIAFAGAIIVVTKGDFSGDALHLPSTLGDLLALASALNWAIFSVASKPVLRRLPPTLMMAYVMAIGWLIILPFWGVAQGWNEIGNLTREGWIAIAFLGIFCSGVAYIFWYDALAHIDASQAAAFIYLEPLVTMVIAAFVLSEPIMPITLFGGVTIILGVYLVNRPAPRRAEAVVAAD
- a CDS encoding CPBP family intramembrane metalloprotease, which gives rise to MRQINFSPRAYLAAVWRDVRGMVSGILDDRAAIATIMLLLLPWGALIFLRDNWNWVEIFAQMLGIAAVFWWMSRSGASPAPPVRKPRVEFLFAFSLIILWVMWRAGICARLFFFLTDNFQCYKNWEIEILPKMIEQVIFPGLVLLSAGYGLRAQGLSWSWRAWWICLPVLLALLGYGIYRHTTDLPAYGKSLGEFFFAAGLPEEMLFRAILLTRLEAWWRNSAWAVFGVSVIFGLTHLPINYLVFTQRDWREAWITLLTFQMGFGAVFAFAYQRTRNVLPLAVIHALIDAMFV
- a CDS encoding aminoacyl-tRNA deacylase — encoded protein: MADKLNSMRLLDARKIAYTATTYDVSGEFHAATDAAQLLGAPVEDVYKTLVVLRDSPKAGKPILVMIASHREVDLKSLAKAVNEKKLRMATQREAEELTGLQVGGISALALLNRGFEICLDEPARLLDQIHISAGQRGVDVRLAVKDLLAVTNAKWVQATSDG
- a CDS encoding DUF309 domain-containing protein encodes the protein MDCPSDYPTPQMIYAFEQFNRGEYWQQHETLEQVWRAETNANIRNFFKGILQVGVGFHHLTRCNYNGAVKVLTRGINYLRPYAPHCLGVDVARLIDEASRVLAQVQALGAERIGEINLAELPRVHFKS
- a CDS encoding ferredoxin family protein; translated protein: MAYVIAEPCIGVKDKSCVNVCPVDCIHGTDSDEMLYIQPDECIDCGACAPECPVSAIYPAEDVPAQWKSFIQKNADYFKK
- a CDS encoding VCBS repeat-containing protein gives rise to the protein MARARLVSSFLFTLWLVACAAPTPIPLPTPTPTRVLIPASTPSRVPATATLIAPTPTHQPLSTPLPIIVPSSTPRPRQFDDTDTRALLGALFPNMKLVPIVDAFTVNDDPDWQLWITSRVEGQFVQGTAPELAAIVAHQAPRLTPDLAQQYAPMGSFLALFQKREGKLVPTQRAFLFPTDLSPLTFEVTIERATDFDRDGQNEMLILTSATRMGITTIAAFLYQWDDPQFVELWSAEIGSDNTGAVNQAEYAIVEPTIRLADLDGDGFDEIIVEATRIEYAKDDQGLANLDREVARRTTQRVYRWDGTTFALMP
- a CDS encoding DinB family protein yields the protein MNRARKALMDRLETSGNEFVAYLAQLSEEDIRAVPAPTEWSIHQVVAHMRDTEQHVFLARTIRITQEAHPTVASFDQNAWQREHYSPDEPIKNIVREFRAARRKLVALLRKTTEKDWANWAGHPEYKKISLDWITMHNYHHTLEHVAQIGYAREKAVLAKVQEAK